Sequence from the Meleagris gallopavo isolate NT-WF06-2002-E0010 breed Aviagen turkey brand Nicholas breeding stock unplaced genomic scaffold, Turkey_5.1 ChrUn_random_7180001858628, whole genome shotgun sequence genome:
cagaaccagGGGATGGTTGGAATGGAAGGGTCCTCACAGCCCCCCCAGTCCCAACTCCCACCCTGGGCCGCTCCCACCTCCCCAGCAGCCACCCGGGGCCCCATTCACAGCCCTGAGCCCCTCCCGGGACCCCCACCTCTCCACGCAGCAGCGCCGGGACTCGCTGCCTCCACACACACAActccctccccttctcccccgACCCCCCCGTGGCACAGGGTCGCCCCCCATCCCCCCACACACCTTGCAGCACGCAGGACAGCCTCAGCCACTGCTCCAGCCACGCTCTGCACTGCGCCGCGCTCAGCTGTGCGGGGTTCAGCCCCCGCAGGTAACACGCCTGCAGAGCGccggggggaggaggggaggtcAGCACCCAAAATCCACAACCGCGGGACGAGGGGGGAGGCCGGGACCCCCGGCAACCCCCAGCTGGGGGGTCTCTCACCGCTCTGAGCTCCTCCTCAGAGAGCTGTGCCAGGCCCAGGCGTG
This genomic interval carries:
- the LETMD1 gene encoding LETM1 domain-containing protein 1; translation: PPGAVQVQRGRHPPVAELCAVQSLFSGPALCLGELQAAHLRALSRVLFLTPLLPAVLVRRRLHSHLLEIRRLDRALARLGLAQLSEEELRAACYLRGLNPAQLSAAQCRAWLEQWLRLSCVLQGVWGDGGRPCATGGSGEKGRELCVWRQRVPALLRGEVGVPGGAQGCEWGPGWLLGRWERPRVGVGTGGAVRTLPFQPSPGSVIFQDPSNSITLWFCDLSGPFQL